ATGGCTGGACATGGTCATCCTGGACAATGCGACACGCCTCAATGCCCTCACGGGGCTGGTGATCACAAAGCTGGATGTACTGGGAGGACTTCCTGAGCTGAAAATATGCACAGGATACAATCTTAACGGAACGATCATTTCCTATGTTCCCGCTTCGCTCAAGGAACTGGACAGCTGTGTGCCCGTTTACGAAACCCTGCCGGGATGGGAAGAAGATATCTCAAAGGTTAAGGATTATGACGGGCTGCCTGAAAATGCAAAAAAATACCTTGAACGGATTGAAACCCTTGCCGGTGTGCCCATCAATATTATTTCCGTAGGCCCCGGACGGGAAGAAACGATTATACAGCGTCCCATAAAATAATCTGATGACTACCGGACTCAGCCACAGCTTGCTGGTCAGATTATTGTCAGATCATGATTACGAGGTAATTATTCAGCACAGTTTATTCTGAACGGCACATACTGTAATTGCAGCAGCTTTGTACTATTGCAAGGCTCCGTGGCTATTTGCAAGTGACATTGCAATCGTTTCGGATCAGAGCTTTACAGGCCTGTGCGAAAGAAGCGGCAACTGTCTGACCCGCCACAAAGGCAGCGTACCAAGGCCTGCCATGGTAATCAAAAAGCTTATCCTGCCTGTGGCGGGGAGTTTTTGCCGCTTCCGCACAGGGCAAGAAGCTCCCGAATCCGGCACTCAAGATCCATAGGCACTTTTTGCTCCCGTAAAGGGCTTGAGCTTTTCAGCTTGAGTGCCGGATTGCGTCACGGGCAAATAGCCTGGGGCCTGTGCATCTGTCTTGCAGGTATGGTACTTGGAAAATGGTGCTGAACAGTTACGTTACGAGCAGATATTTTAATACGGGCAGGCCTTCAGGCCTGCCCCTGTGAATGCTTCAAGCAATCACATATCTGATGCCAAAAGCTTTTTAAAGCCCTCTTCATCCAGAATGGGAACATTCAGGGAGAGGGCTTTTTCATACTTGCTTCCCGCCTTTTCCCCTGCCACCACATAACTGGTTTTAGCACTGACACTGCCCGCCACTCTCCCGCCTGCTGCGGTGATAAGATCCTGGGCATCCTTTCTGGAAAGAACAGGAAGAATACCGGTTATGACAAAGGTTTTTCCCTCAAGCTGCCTGTTCCCCTCTGTCTTTGCTTCACCCTCCTCCACTTCAAGGCCTGCGGCAAACAAAGCCTTCAGTGCTTCCCTGTTCTCCTCACGAGAAAAATAATCCCGGATGGCCTCAGCAAGTACAGGACCGACACCTTCCACGGAAGCCAGACTTTCCACATCTGCGTCCATGAGATCTTCAAAAGTCCGGAAACGCTGACCTAGAATTTTTGCCGTGTGAACACCCACATGACGGATGCCCAGACCATAGAGCAGGCGGTGGAATGAAGTTTTTTTCCGGTCATGGATGGCCCTTACAATATTGGACGCTGATTTTTCACCCATACGATCCATGGCAGCAAGGGCTGGCGCATCCAGACAAAAGAGATCCGCAAAGGTCTTTACAAGCCCCCTGTCCACAAGCTGGGCCACAAGTTTTTCACCCATACCATCCATATCCAGAGCTGGCTTGGAAGCAAAATGGCGGATTTTTTCCTTGAGCTGGGCAGGACAGGTTACGGACACGCAGCGCACAGCCACCTCCCCCTCTTCCTGCACCACAAGGCTGCCACATACAGGGCAGTGATCCGGCATCTGAAAAATAGTTTCCGAGCCATCCCTCAGATGCTCAATCACCTTCACAACCTTAGGAATAACATCCCCTGCCCGCTGAATAAAAACCTGATCTCCGATGCGGATATCCTTGCGGAGAATTTCATCCATGTTATGCAGTGTGGCCCGGCTCACAGTTACGCCGCCCACTTCCACAGGAGTGAGAATGGCCACAGGCGTAAGAACACCGGTACGGCCCACCTGCACTTCTATTCTTTCCAGACGGGTACGGGCTTCCATGGCAGGGAATTTCCAGGCCAGCGCCCACCTCGGCGTACGGGATGTCATACCGAGTCGGGTCTGGAGATCAAAATCTTCCACCTTGATCACCATGCCATCCACCTCGTAGTCCAGAGACTCCCGGCGTTCCACCATTTCCGCATAAATCTGCGGAACCTTTTCCGGCGGCATAGCACTCTGTGCCAGAGGACTCAGGGCAAAACCTGCGGATCTGAGAAAGGCAAACAATTCTGCCATAGAGGAAAGAAAAAGGCCCTCCACCTCTCCCATACCATGGGCAAAAAAGCGTAAGGGCCGTGTGGCCGTAATGCGGGAATCCAGCTGACGCAGGGAGCCGGAAGCGGCATTTCTCGGGTTGGCAAAGGGGGCTTCTCCGGCTTTTTCCCGGCTTAGGTTCAGGACTTTAAAACCTTTACGGTCCATGAGCACCTCGCCCCTCACTTCCAGCACCGCAGGTGGATCTTCCACCCTCAGGCGAAGGGGAAGGTTGGCAATGGTCCTCACATTTTCCGTAACACCTTCGCCCACAAGGCCATCCCCCCGTGTGGCTGCCTCTGTCAGAACACCATTCTCATAGCGCAGGGAAACGGCAATGCCGTCAAACTTAGGCTCCACGGAAAAAAGCAGCTCCCCTGCCACGCCTTTCCGGATGCGCTGAACAAAGGCAAAAAACTCCCCCTCATCAAAGGCATTTTCAAGGCTGAGCATGGGAAGACGATGAAACACCGAAGAAAAACCCGAAAGGGGAGGCGCTCCCACCCTCAGGGTGGGGGAATCCTGGGTTTTCAGTTCTGGAAAACGCCCTTCCAGCTCCTGAAGCTCCCGAAAAAGGGCATCATAGGCTGCATCGGTAATTTCCGGATCATCCAGCACATAATAGCGGTAGCTGTGCCGTGACAGATCATTGCGGAGAAGGGCAGCACGCTGACGTTCTTCTTCGCTGCACTGCCCTTTGCTTTCTTTCAACGGTTTTTCCATGGACCCTTTGCCCCTCTCCTGCTCCATTCATCAATCCATGGGATTGTTATGTTCTTCCAGCCCATCTTTTATGTCATCTATGTTATCATAGATCCACTGCACATCCTCGATGGTCAGCCTGCCCGACTTCACGGGTGCCCTGTCGGAACCATCCTTTTTTTTCAGCATCCTCGGTCCGATCTGCAACTTGGCCTCACCGCCGTCATAGCTGTGTATGGCAACCACAAGACCTGTTTCCTCACTTCTCCATGATTTCAAAACCTTATCCTTTGACGGATCAAAACCAGCCATTCTACCTCCTTAATGTATAGTCAGCCATTGCTAACCCAATCGTGAAAAATCCGCAATTCTGCCAAAAAGAGCCGCAATGGAAGCCAGAAGCCCCAGTCGGTTATTCTTAATCCTTTCATCCTCTGCCATGACCATCACACCGTCAAAAAAAGCATCCACAGGCTTACGCAGGGTGGCAATGCTCGCAAGGGCAGCGTCCAGATCATTGGCATCCATGTGACCGTCAACGGTCTGAAGGCAGAGTTCCAGAGCTTCATGCAGCCCTTTTTCTGCAGGTTCCGTCAACAGGGATGCATCCACTACCGGCTTCACATCACCGGCTTTTTTCAAAATATTGGAAGCCCTTTTAAAGGCACTGGCAAGGGCGAGAAAATCCGGCTGATTCCTGACGCGGTCCAGGGCTTCCACACGGCGCAGAATATCAGAAATATGGTTATTTTCTACTGCCAGAACAGCGGCAATACCTTCCCTTGAAAATCCTTTTTCCGCCAGCAGATTGGCAAGGCGGGTCACCATGAAATCACAGACCGCCTGCACCGTTTCTTCCCCGTCTTCAGTCTTTTTATCCCCAAGGGTTTTCAGGGCAAGGGTAACCATCTCCCGAAGGGAAAGAGCTAAATTTCTGTCCAGAAGCATCTGCAGAATCCCAAGGGTTGCCCGGCGCAGGGCAAAGGGATCAGCCGCTCCTGTGGGCCTCAGTCCCACGGCAAAACAGCCACACAGGGTATCCAGCTTGTCCGCCATGGACAGGACCACGCCGCAGAGATCCTCCGGCAGCTTTCCTCCACTGCCAAGGGGCCTGTAATGATCCTCAATGGCAAGGGCCACCCGCTCATTTTCTCCGTGGAAAAGGGCATAGGCTCTGCCCATGATGCCCTGCACCTCGGGGAATTCATAAACCATCTGGGAAGCAAGATCCGCCTTACAGAGGCTGGCGGCCCGATCCAGATCAGCCATCATCTCTCCGTCAAGGCTCAAGTCTTTGCCCATGCTGGCACAAAGGCTCCGGATTCTTGCCACCTTCTCTCCCATGGTGCCAAGCTTTGCCTGAAAGAGCACCTGATCAAGCTTTTCATTCCACTGGTCAAAGGTGGCTTTCTTATCCGTTTCCCAGAAGAATCTGGCATCGGAAAGCCTTGCCCTCAGTACACGCTGGTGGCCCTGACGTACCAGATCCATATCTTTGGGGGAGGTATTGTTAACGGCAATGAAAAGGGGCAGAAGATTACCTCTTTCATCTTCAACGGCAAAATATTTCTGATGTTCCCTCATGGATGTGATGAGCACTTCTCTGGGCACTTCCAGAAAAGCAGGATCAAAACTTCCCATGACAGGATAGGGCGCTTCCACAAGGTGGGTGACGATTTTTAAAAGCTCTTCATCCGCAAGCACCCTTCCGCCGGAGTTTTTGGCTACTTCCTCCACGGAACGGGCCACTGCTGCCTTTCTCTCCTGAACATCGGCAATAACACCGGCAGCCTTCAAAAGCCCTTCATAATGTTCCGGCAAATCAATGGTCACGGGCTGGGGATGATGAAAACGATGACCACTGCTCAGGCGGTCAGAAACAATACCCTCCACTTCAAAGGGAATCAGTGCCTCACCGAAAAGGGCAACAAAACGCTGAATGGGCCTTGCAAAGGCAAGCTCCGTGTCTGCCCAGCGCATGGTTTTGGGAAAGTTCAGGGCACGGACCGCCGCAGGCAGCATATGACAGAGAAGCTCAGCCACAGGCAGCACCTTTTCTTCCACCTTTGCAAAGAGATAGCGGCCCTTGGGTGTCTCCCGGATTTCAATCTCTTCTAAGGAGATTCCGGCTTTTTCCGCAAATTTCACAGCGGGGATGCCCGGCTTGCCTTCCGCATCGAAGGCGGCCTTTTCCGGCGGTCCCATAAGCTCCGTGGTTTCCGGCCGCTGCATGGTGGCCACATCCGCAATGTGCACACAAAGCCGCCTCGGGGTTGCAAAACTTGTGATCTCTCCAAAGTCAACGCGGGCTGCGGTCAGCTCTTTTTTCAGAAATGCGGCAAGGGCCGCAATGGCAGGGTCAATGTATCCTGCCGGTATTTCTTCGGTTCCAATTTCAAAAAGAAGACTTGTCATGATGGTGTCCTTATGGCTACGGGGCATTACCCCCGAATGTACATGGCTTGGATATCAGGCTTATTTTTTCAGAAGGGGAAAGCCCATGGCTTCCCGCTGAACCAGATAGGCTTCGGAACAGGCCCTGGCGATGTTCCGGATTCTTGCAATATACCCGGTTCTTTCGGTCACACTGATGGCTCCCCTTGCATCCAGAAGGTTGAAGGTGTGGGAACACTTCAGACCGAACTCATAGGCGGGCAGAACCAGATCCTTTTCTATGAGCCTCTTTGCTTCGGACTCATACTTTGCAAAAAGATCAAAAAGCAGGGGAACATTGGCTTCTTCAAAGTTATAGCGGCTCTGTTCCACTTCCTGCTGGTGAAAGATATCCCCGTAGGTGATTTTATCATTCCACATGAGATCATACACACTATCCACACCCTGCAGATACATGGCAATGCGTTCAAGGCCATAGGTCAGCTCCACGCTCACGGGCTTAACCTCTATGGAGCCTGTCATCTGAAAGTAGGTAAACTGGGTAATTTCCATCCCATCCAGCCAGACTTCCCAGCCCAGCCCCGAAGCACCGAGGGTGGGCGACTCCCAGTCATCTTCCACAAAGCGGATGTCATGGGCCAGGGGGTCCACGCCAATGGCTTTAAGGCTCTCCAGATACATATCCTGCACATCAGATGGAGATGGTTTCATGATCACCTGAAACTGGTAATAGTGCTGCATGCGGTTGGGGTTTTCCCCGTACCGGCCGTCCGTGGGTCTGCGGCAGGGCTGGGCATAGGCAACGCTCCAGGGTTCCGGTCCAAGGGCTTTGAGCAGGGTTGTGGGATGAAAGGTTCCCGCACCGACCTCAAGGTCAAGGGGCTGGGCCTGAACACATCCCCTGTCTGCCCAGAATTTCTGCAGGGTGAAAATAAGATCCTGAAACCGCATATCCATCATCCTTATCAGCTTAAAGGGTTTTTAAAATATCCTTAAAAGAAGAATTGTCCAAAACATTTTGTTTTATAATTACAACAGCCGGATTCCTATACAAGGCACCATGGCTGTTTGTGAGTGACATTGCAATCGTTTCGGATCAGAGCTTTGAAGGCCTGTGCGAAAGAAGCGGCAAACTGTCTGAGCCGCCACAAAGGCAGCGTACTTTAGTCTGCTATGGCAATCAAAAAGCTCATCCTGCCTGTGGCGGCGAGTTTTTGCCGCTTCCGCACAGGGCAAGAAGCTCTAAGAATAAGATTGCGTCACGAACAAATGGCCTGGGTGCCTGTGCAACTGCCTGACAGATATGAGCATTAGCGAACGATAATAGTACTGAACCTACACTCAGTTCCCGTCCTCAGACATCAAACAACACACCATCCTTTTCAGGGGCGGCATCCAGAATCATGGCGCCGGGCATGGTTTCCATCAGACGCCGCCAGTGGCTTCTTAAAACGCCTATTTTATCCTCAGGCCCCAGCGCCCAGACACATCCTCCTCCTCCGGCTCCGGCAAAACGTACACCGCAGCCAAGGTTGCCCGCTGCCGAGGCAAGGCGCATACCCGCAGGATCCAGCACCTCCGGCGTGAGACGCAAACGGATGGCAAGCTCTTCTTCCATGCAAAAAATGGCAGTCTTCAGATCCATTTTTGCCAGTGCTTCAGCAAAGCGGCGGGTCAAAAGGGCAATATCCTTCCATTCCGCGCGGGTTTTCCCTTCGGCAAATCCCTGCACCCAACGTCCGTTCACATCCAGAGAATCGTGGGGTTCCCCTCCATAGGCCACCAGCATACAGGAAGAGAGGTTCTCATATTCCTTACCGGTCATCAGGACAGACTGCTTCCAGGGCTGCATCAGATTGCTTCCATCCCAGTGCCAGAGGTTCATACCACCAAAGGCTGCAGCCAGCTGATCCTGCATACCACAGGGAACACCAGCCACGGCAGATTCAATGTTTTTTGCCATCAGCACCACATCTTTTACATTCGCCTCAGGATTTTCCCCTTTCATCTTCATGAGCAGGGCAACCAGTGCCACAGCCATGACGGAAGAACCGCCAAGGGCACTTCTGGGCGGAGATGCGGAATGGATTTCCACACTGAGATCCCTGACACCGAAGGCATCAAGGATAGCAAAAACCAGGCCCAACGGATGCCTGTATGGTGCCCTGCCACAGGGAAATTCCGCAAAAGCGAATCCCCTTGAAGCAACACGGACCCTCCCTTTTTTATAGGGCTTTATCTTTACAGTGGTCCTTAGATTGAGGGCAATATTCATTGTGCAGGCCAGATCCGGCCCCAGACCATAATAAAACAGGGGCAGATCCAGAGTGCCCCCAAAGTCAACACGACAGGGTGCGGAAGCCGAAATTTCATTTTCTGGTATACAGTTTTCCAATTCCACCACCATGATTTATTACTTCCTTACTGTTTCATCAGGATCTTTACCTTGAGCTGCTCAGGCCTTAAGGCGGCATACAGGAAAAGAAATTATTTCCGGTGAAATTCCAGCAGTTCTCCGTACACTTTGCAGATATTTCAGGGAGCGGAAATCCCTTCCCATATGAAAAGAGATAAAAGATTCCAGAAAAAAAAGTCCCTCCAGGGCGGCTTCCCTTGAAAACTGCATCCTTCCCGCTCCCTGATCTTTTCTTTCCTGAAGCCAGCAAAGGGTTTTAACCGTTCCCGGAGCCATGGAAAAAATCCTTGCAAGGGGAGAGCAAGTCCCGCAGAGAATACGACTCCTGCCATAATCAAAACGGATGCGACCGGCCCTTACATCAAACATAGGGGCCTCACACCCTCCACAGACATCAAGACCCGGAGCCAGCCCTGAAAGCGTAAGAAAACGAAGCTGATACAAAAGACTTAAGACTTCAGGCTTTCCCTTCCCAAGATGCAGCTCCCGGAGCATGCTTTCCAGAAGATCATAAACTTCCGGCTGGGCTGCACCCTCTTCCAGCCAAAGACATAGAATTTCACACCAGTAGGCCGCATATCCCATACGGATAAAATCCGTACGCAGATTTTCAAAGGGCTCCATAAGTTGAACTTCCTGAAGTACGGGCATTCCGCCAGATTTCGGCTGGCTACAATCAGGATGTAAAACAGAAAAAAGCTCCAGCCTGCCGGAAAAACGCCGTCTGCTTTTACGGGCATTCTTGGCTATGGCAGAAAACTTTCCCTTTGAACGGGAAAACAGCGTGAGAATCACATCAAAATCACCATACTCCACACGACGCATCACAATGGCCGACTCTTCAGACTTCATAGAAATACACTCCATTGAAATCACATATCCAGCAGTTTTGTGGCAATGGTAAAATAAAGAAAAGCCGTAATAACGTCGGTACTGGTGGTCACAAAGGGCCCCGTTGCCACGGCAGGATCTATTTTCATTCGGGCCAGACCCAGGGGTACAAGGGCACCCATAAATGCTGCTATGGTCATGGAGGAAACCATGGCAAGGGCCACAACAATGTTCAACATGAAAATACTGTACTGAAGTTCTGCCACAAGGCCTATGAGGGTACCATAAACAATACCCAGAAACAGCCCCACCAGAAGCTCCTTACCTATAACCCGCCAGAAATCACCCAGAGAAAGCCTGCCCGTGGCAAGTCCCCTGACCACAATAGTAGAAGACTGGGTTCCCACGTTGCCGCCCATCCCTGCAATAACGGGCATAAATGCCGCAAGATAGGCATATTTTATAAGGGTTTCCTCGAAGCCTGAAATTACATAAAAAGCCAGAATCCCCCCAAGACAGGAGGCAAAAAGCCAGGGCAAGCGAATGCGGATTCCACCCATAATGGTCTGGGTTTCCACAAACATATCCCCCACACCGGCCATTTTCAGAATATCTTCCGTAGCTTCCATGCGGAAAATGTCAATGACGTCATCCACGGTGACTATCCCTTCCAGCACCCCCGTTTCATCCACAACGGGAACAGCCAGAATGTCATAGCGGGCAACAATTTTTGCCACTTCCTCCTGATCCATGGAAGTCTGAACGGAAACCAGCTCCGGATTCATGATATCCTTAAGGCGGGTATCCGGCTTAACCACCACCAGCTGGCGCAGGGATATGACACCCACAAGGCGCTTTAAGTCATCCACCACATAGAGATAAAAGGGCATCTCCACATCCCTGTGCTCTTTCTGCAGAGATTCAATGGCTTCCTTTGCCGTGGAATCCTGGGAGAGAGCTACAAAATCAGGAGTCATGATACCACCGGCCGTATCATCACTGTAACGCAGAAGGCCTTCCACCTCTTCGGAGCCTTCCTTTTCCATTTTTTCAAGGACAGCCGTGGCGGTTTCCGGCGGCATCAGACCGATGAGGTCGGCAACATCGTCATTGGGCATTTCATCAAGAATGCGGACAATTTCATCCACGGGCATTTCACGGATAAACTCCAGAAAAATGCTTTCTTCCAGCTCCGAGAGCAGAAGTCCCTGCTGCTCCACATCGTTCATCAGGCCAAAAAGTCGTTTCTGATCGGCAAGGCCGATATGACGAAAAGCATCCGCCAGATCGGCCGCATGGGTTTTCCGGACAATCTTTTTCAGATGGGGAAGGGCATTACGCCGCAAAAGCCGCTTGATACTCTCCACAAGAATGGTATGACGGTCATGAAACATAATCCTCCCGGTCTCCCGGCCTCTCGCCAGAACGCAAAACGACCCGTTCGATGCCGCAACTGCCCTTGGGGTAGGATACAGCCGGGATATCGGCGGGTCGAAAAAAATCAGCTTACAGGGCAGGCTTTCCTAAGGAAGGTGCAGATTCACCGCCTGCCCGACTGCGCCGGAAAGGGGCATTGCCTTTCCGTTCAGGCGCAGCCTTACCCCTGTGGCGCTTCCAATCAAAATATTATACGCTTTTTCCGCATCAAATTCAAGTATATCTCCTGGTTCCACAGAAAAAGAACGGGATTCCTGATCATCAATAATAATCTTCAACGATGTGGATTCCATGCCCAGAATTTCCAGACGATAACCGCTTATCTCAGCTATTTCAGA
This window of the Desulfobotulus mexicanus genome carries:
- the recO gene encoding DNA repair protein RecO, with translation MKSEESAIVMRRVEYGDFDVILTLFSRSKGKFSAIAKNARKSRRRFSGRLELFSVLHPDCSQPKSGGMPVLQEVQLMEPFENLRTDFIRMGYAAYWCEILCLWLEEGAAQPEVYDLLESMLRELHLGKGKPEVLSLLYQLRFLTLSGLAPGLDVCGGCEAPMFDVRAGRIRFDYGRSRILCGTCSPLARIFSMAPGTVKTLCWLQERKDQGAGRMQFSREAALEGLFFLESFISFHMGRDFRSLKYLQSVRRTAGISPEIISFPVCRLKA
- the glyS gene encoding glycine--tRNA ligase subunit beta, giving the protein MTSLLFEIGTEEIPAGYIDPAIAALAAFLKKELTAARVDFGEITSFATPRRLCVHIADVATMQRPETTELMGPPEKAAFDAEGKPGIPAVKFAEKAGISLEEIEIRETPKGRYLFAKVEEKVLPVAELLCHMLPAAVRALNFPKTMRWADTELAFARPIQRFVALFGEALIPFEVEGIVSDRLSSGHRFHHPQPVTIDLPEHYEGLLKAAGVIADVQERKAAVARSVEEVAKNSGGRVLADEELLKIVTHLVEAPYPVMGSFDPAFLEVPREVLITSMREHQKYFAVEDERGNLLPLFIAVNNTSPKDMDLVRQGHQRVLRARLSDARFFWETDKKATFDQWNEKLDQVLFQAKLGTMGEKVARIRSLCASMGKDLSLDGEMMADLDRAASLCKADLASQMVYEFPEVQGIMGRAYALFHGENERVALAIEDHYRPLGSGGKLPEDLCGVVLSMADKLDTLCGCFAVGLRPTGAADPFALRRATLGILQMLLDRNLALSLREMVTLALKTLGDKKTEDGEETVQAVCDFMVTRLANLLAEKGFSREGIAAVLAVENNHISDILRRVEALDRVRNQPDFLALASAFKRASNILKKAGDVKPVVDASLLTEPAEKGLHEALELCLQTVDGHMDANDLDAALASIATLRKPVDAFFDGVMVMAEDERIKNNRLGLLASIAALFGRIADFSRLG
- the glyQ gene encoding glycine--tRNA ligase subunit alpha, with protein sequence MRFQDLIFTLQKFWADRGCVQAQPLDLEVGAGTFHPTTLLKALGPEPWSVAYAQPCRRPTDGRYGENPNRMQHYYQFQVIMKPSPSDVQDMYLESLKAIGVDPLAHDIRFVEDDWESPTLGASGLGWEVWLDGMEITQFTYFQMTGSIEVKPVSVELTYGLERIAMYLQGVDSVYDLMWNDKITYGDIFHQQEVEQSRYNFEEANVPLLFDLFAKYESEAKRLIEKDLVLPAYEFGLKCSHTFNLLDARGAISVTERTGYIARIRNIARACSEAYLVQREAMGFPLLKK
- the mgtE gene encoding magnesium transporter — encoded protein: MFHDRHTILVESIKRLLRRNALPHLKKIVRKTHAADLADAFRHIGLADQKRLFGLMNDVEQQGLLLSELEESIFLEFIREMPVDEIVRILDEMPNDDVADLIGLMPPETATAVLEKMEKEGSEEVEGLLRYSDDTAGGIMTPDFVALSQDSTAKEAIESLQKEHRDVEMPFYLYVVDDLKRLVGVISLRQLVVVKPDTRLKDIMNPELVSVQTSMDQEEVAKIVARYDILAVPVVDETGVLEGIVTVDDVIDIFRMEATEDILKMAGVGDMFVETQTIMGGIRIRLPWLFASCLGGILAFYVISGFEETLIKYAYLAAFMPVIAGMGGNVGTQSSTIVVRGLATGRLSLGDFWRVIGKELLVGLFLGIVYGTLIGLVAELQYSIFMLNIVVALAMVSSMTIAAFMGALVPLGLARMKIDPAVATGPFVTTSTDVITAFLYFTIATKLLDM
- a CDS encoding galactokinase; this translates as MVVELENCIPENEISASAPCRVDFGGTLDLPLFYYGLGPDLACTMNIALNLRTTVKIKPYKKGRVRVASRGFAFAEFPCGRAPYRHPLGLVFAILDAFGVRDLSVEIHSASPPRSALGGSSVMAVALVALLMKMKGENPEANVKDVVLMAKNIESAVAGVPCGMQDQLAAAFGGMNLWHWDGSNLMQPWKQSVLMTGKEYENLSSCMLVAYGGEPHDSLDVNGRWVQGFAEGKTRAEWKDIALLTRRFAEALAKMDLKTAIFCMEEELAIRLRLTPEVLDPAGMRLASAAGNLGCGVRFAGAGGGGCVWALGPEDKIGVLRSHWRRLMETMPGAMILDAAPEKDGVLFDV
- the ligA gene encoding NAD-dependent DNA ligase LigA, whose amino-acid sequence is MEKPLKESKGQCSEEERQRAALLRNDLSRHSYRYYVLDDPEITDAAYDALFRELQELEGRFPELKTQDSPTLRVGAPPLSGFSSVFHRLPMLSLENAFDEGEFFAFVQRIRKGVAGELLFSVEPKFDGIAVSLRYENGVLTEAATRGDGLVGEGVTENVRTIANLPLRLRVEDPPAVLEVRGEVLMDRKGFKVLNLSREKAGEAPFANPRNAASGSLRQLDSRITATRPLRFFAHGMGEVEGLFLSSMAELFAFLRSAGFALSPLAQSAMPPEKVPQIYAEMVERRESLDYEVDGMVIKVEDFDLQTRLGMTSRTPRWALAWKFPAMEARTRLERIEVQVGRTGVLTPVAILTPVEVGGVTVSRATLHNMDEILRKDIRIGDQVFIQRAGDVIPKVVKVIEHLRDGSETIFQMPDHCPVCGSLVVQEEGEVAVRCVSVTCPAQLKEKIRHFASKPALDMDGMGEKLVAQLVDRGLVKTFADLFCLDAPALAAMDRMGEKSASNIVRAIHDRKKTSFHRLLYGLGIRHVGVHTAKILGQRFRTFEDLMDADVESLASVEGVGPVLAEAIRDYFSREENREALKALFAAGLEVEEGEAKTEGNRQLEGKTFVITGILPVLSRKDAQDLITAAGGRVAGSVSAKTSYVVAGEKAGSKYEKALSLNVPILDEEGFKKLLASDM